The following is a genomic window from Fusarium verticillioides 7600 chromosome 5, whole genome shotgun sequence.
CTGGAATGGAAGCCCGTCATCTTTAGCAACATTGTTCAGTCTTTCAAAGTTATTGCCGAGGCAATGAATGAGCACGATCTCCAATTCGACAACCCCGACAACGAGGTAAGTCAAGTACTTCCTCCCCGCTATGACTGCCTAAGCTACGGTTCCGACGGCAATTTTGAGTGAGGTGGTGGAGTGAGACATGCCCAATTACTAACAGATGCTGCAGAAACACATGGCCCACATCCTTGTCGATCACGAAATTAGCCCTCACGACCCTATGCCGGCTGACTATCTCGATCCCATCAAAGCCCTGTGGGTAGACAATGGCGTTCGAGCGGCCATTGGGATGGGCAACGAATATGCGTTACACGACAACCTGACCTAGTACGTGCTGTATGATGGCATGGCGTGAAGTTCTTGGCGCTAACATGTTCTAAAGCTTCATCGAAGACATCGATAGACTTTGGGGAGAGGATTATGTCCCGGATGACCAGGATCTTCTTCGATCGCGATTGCGAACTACTGGTATCACAGAGACCATCTTCGACCTCGGCCAACTAACCTACCGAAtgtttgatgttggtggcCAGCGTTCAGAACGAAAGAAGTGGATTCACTGCTTTGAGAATGTCAACTGCCTATTGTTCTTGGTCGCAATTAGTGGTTATGACCAGTGCTTGGttgaggacaaggatggGGTCAGTAAAAGATGAAATCAGACAGGAAGCTTTGAATACCCTGCTAACAGTGACACAGAACCAAATGAACGAGGCGCTCATGCTTTGGGAGTCGATTGCCAACTCGCATTGGTTTGCCAGATCAGCACTGATCCTGTTCCTGAATAAGATGGATCtgttcaaggagaagctcccCAAGAGCCCTATCACGAACCACGGGTTCACCGATTACCACGGACCCAAAGACGACTACAAGGCGGCGAGCAAGTACTTCCTAGACAAATTCAAGGCTCTAAACCGAaacaccgagaaggagatttATGGCCATTTCACCAATGCTACCGATACGAACCTGCTCAAAATCACAATGGCCTCAGTCCAAGACATGATCATCCAACGCAACCTCAAGCAGCTCATTCTCTAATTCAGCGTGATCTGGAATCGGAACTTGTTACACGGAGACATCCGACATTTATCAAGATATACACGACTATAAAATGGGGTTCAGATATTTTCCGGGCGATaactcagcctcagcttcagcctcatcatgtcttcttcatgccaTCATCTGGTTAAGATGTATCAGTGCTGTCGATCAGGACTATATTGCTTCCTTTCTTCTGGATTGTACTTTTTGCTAAATCTCATTACCGACTCGGGCCAGTCGAAGCAGCGATATGTTTACATGCGCTTAATATGTCCGGACCTCTATGCCAATTGACACAGTTGTCGGAGCCGCGTGGACCCCCCTCACACGGATGCAACCCAATACTTAATTGCCTCCCAGGGCAATACTGGCAATACGGTTTGAAGATTTGTCCGGGCCGCAGTGCATAAGTCAAAGCTGTCAGAAACGAGTCATGACTCGCCAAAGCAAAGTCACCAGGTGCATCAGGGCAGCAGTGGAACGACAGCGGAACGAGCGTTTTGGCCGAATTGTGTTTTTtgtgcattgcattgcatgatACCTAAGGCGTACCAGTGGATTCATTTCGGGTTGTCtgttcttttgttcttcaaaACCGACTGTTCTAAAAGTAGCAGAGCGGCGGGCTTGCCATCCCTTGTTTCTTTTAGTGCTGTTAATGAGGCGTATGATATAAACAACGAGGGGATTGATCGGTTGATTGATTATGTACGTATAGATTAGAGGAACGTAACATAGCGAAGCATAACGTAACTTGATACTCGGGTTCAGATGGTTGGCATCAAAGTCACCTGTTGTTGGCGCACTCACACCGCCCTGTATCCTGCTGAAGAAACATACATGCGCTGTGACTTTTGGCCTGGGACCGAATCTTGAAATACCCGGGGCCACATGGCTGCTCGGACCatgtgttgtgttgtgaGGTGCTCGCTACTAAGGTGGAAATCCGACCACGCTTTAGGGCCCTGTAttttctcttgtctctggTAGGTTGGATGTGTTTGAGATTAAAGCATGAGGATTCGATGAAATTGaccatggatgatgatggtgtaTGGATCATACATAGATGACAAGGGTGTAAAAGTATAAATCGGGACTGACACTAGGCTGTGATATTAGATTCTCGGGGTCCATGGTGTCAATatcaagatgaggatgggcaTTTACAGCATATACCAGTAATACTCTATTTCGAGATCTCGTAGTAGCTCCATGGGCGGGTCAGCACTATGTAATTCATCAATTGTGATTGGTTCAGAACTGCCCTGTACTATGAAGCTGCAGGCAGAACGAATACATGGATATACCAGGTACTTCACCTACTAAATTTTATTTATCTACCAAGTTGAGGCAAAGTCATATGTACACCAAAGGCCTAAGTTAGTATTCAAGAAACCTGACATAGACTACGGATGCACTTGGGTTCGCTTGTGAGATAGGTATATGGAGTAGAGATCCTGTATACCTTACTGCGCCGGTTCATAAAAAGCACACGAAATATAGAATAGGTACCTATAATGCAGTACCTTGACAGAATTATCAGTCAAGTTAGGTATTGAATAACACTATCTATAGAgggccttgatgatattAAACTGTCtagattttttttttattttttttttggagGGGGGGGGGAGCCAATTATAACGTTAACGCCACTACAAATCGTTGCGGTTTTGTTTCATCATTTGTGCCACTTATTTTTGTCCCCCGCACCTTGATAACTTCGACAACTTTTtctgcctcctcctcaatttcatacctacctacctaggtacctacataACAACTGCgacaaaccaccaaagacgtACATGCTCCGTcgcctcttcaacaccatggccGAATCAGCATCCAAGCGCGTCAAGACCACGGGTAACGGTCCTCTCATTGGTACCCACAATGGCCACTTCCACGCTGACGAGGCCCTCGCCGTCCACATGCTCCGCCGTCTTCCTGCCTACCGCGATGCCTCTCTTGTCCGTACGCGCGACCCTGCCGTCCTGGCTACCTGCCACACTGTTGTCGACGTTGGCGGCGAGTACGACGCTGAGAAGCGCCGTTTCGATCATCATCAGCGCGGCTTCACAACCACCTTTCCCGGCCGCCCTACAAAGCTCTCCAGCGCCGGTCTTGTCTTCCTGCACTTTGGCCGCGCCATCGTTGCTGAGCGCCTTGGACAACCCGAGGACTCCGCCGACGTTGAATTGATTTACAAGAAACTGTACGAGAACTTCGTTGAAGCCCTCGACGCCCACGACAATGGTATTTCTGTTTTCGACCCTGCTGCTGTCGCCGCTGCAGGTCTCGAGAAACGCTTTAGCGAGGGCgcctttggccttggtgccATGGTCGGACGTCTGAACCCCAAGTGGAACGACCCTACACCATCTGATCCCGCTGAGGCTCAGGCAGCTGAGgatgccaagttcaacgAGGCCAGCAACCGCATTGGCGAGGAGTTCGACAGAGATCTTGACGGCTACGCCGGTTCTTGGCTCCCTGCCCGCACCATTGTCCAGGAAGCCTTCACCAAGCGCACGCAATACGACGAGCAGGGCCGTCTGCTTGTCCTCGAGGGCCAGTCTGTGCCCTGGAAGGATCATCTTTATGCTCTCGAGGACGGTACTCCTTCGGTGCTCTACGTTCTATACGCTGAGAAGCCTGAGCCTGGCGCCAAGTGGCGCATCCAGTGCGTTCCTGAGAGCAAGGACTCCTTCGTCAGCCGAAAGCCCTTACCCGAGGCATGGAGAGGATTCCGCGACGCTGAGCTAGATGGCATCAGTGGCATTCCTGGCTGCGTCTTTGTCCATGCAGCTGGCTTCATTGGTGGCAACAAGACTTTCGAGGGTGCCAAGCAAATGGCGCTCAAGGCTCTGGATGCTTAAAGAGAGTATCACAACCTGCAAACCATTTAGGTTGTATGAACATTTCTACGATATCATGGGAAAATGCAAAACGTTCCGGGTAATACTACACACTAAGACaaaagggagagaagaagaaaaaggcaatGGAAATAGAAAGCATGCTTCTGAAACGAAGCAGGCAGCTAAACGACCAAATGAACATGATAACCATTTGCGGAGAGTGTGGTGTTTCTTTCACCCTGCCGCTCTCAAACAACATTATCCGATGATTCCAGATCGAGATATGTCCCCCGTGTGTGCGAGCCAGATTGTCTGCCAATTCCCAAACGCCAACTGTGCGATCCTCGTAAGTCGTCAAAACCGATTTCGCAATCCACCACAAGCCCACGCACAAGGCTTAGTATCAAAGAAACAAACGTTCCATGTTCTGCGAGACAACAGTGAAGAAGtgtaagaagaagaaaaactCCCTCTCTGTTCCTGCTCCGTCGCACTTTTCTTTTATCATTTTCACTCGACGCTCTATCGTCGGATTGGGATGCCCTCGCCGCCAGCGGCAACAGGCTCAGGTATAGCAGCGTCTGCATCTTTGGACTTGTCGGCATCATTACCGTCGGTCTCATCAGCGCTGGTCTCgctcttgaggaagctgcTCTCCTTAATAGGGCTGCCAGCCTGGATGCCGGGCACGGAGCCGTGGTGGGCGTGCTTGGGTACGCTGGCTCCGGAGCCGTTCACCGGGGAAGAGAGGTGGGGAATGTTCTCGGGGACGGGATGCTGAGAGCCGACGGCACCAGCATCAACGCCGTCGCCCTTGCCGGCCTTGGACATGGCATAGTCGCCCGAGTCGAAGTATTTGCGGTCCTTGAGATGCTTGGCGAAATGGTCGGATCGAGAGGGCAGCTTGCCGTAGAGGCGGAAAAGTCGCTGCTCCTCAGGAGTGAGTGACTATAACGAGGGGTTGGCGTCAGCAAAGTAGTCGGTACGATTGAAGCTCGCGTCGGTGTAGATGTTGTGAGGAGGGATTGACATTGACGGGCACCATGGTCATCGAGTCATGCACAGAGGGGAGCTCGAATCGCCTGAGGTTGGTTGGTCTCCATGGGCAGCTTACCTTGACAtcgaccttgttcttctgatgAGGGTTCATGGCGAAAGAGGTAATGCTGATACGCTAAGGTCGAGATCACAAGAGAAGGTGTGAGGATCGGATCGAAGGAAAGATGTGTATCCGTACAGTGCTGCTCTCTTGGTATTTAGACAAGCAAAGAGTTCGTTTTGAAAAGGACCAAGATCGAGCGAGAATGGCGGGGGGATTTATTGGAGGAGCCACGGGCAGGGTCCTAACTCGGGTGGTAACAATGGGTAGTAGtagcagtggcagtggcagtaGCGGTGGCAGCAGGGGATTTTAGGGATTGATGGATGATTGTGCCTGATTGGGGGGGGCTTGACAGCAGTTAGGTTGGGTATGATGTAGCTGCCCTGTGAGTCTGAGAGGCCAGGAGGCTTAGTGGGGTAGCGAGTTTCCGTACGAGTTACAAGGATGCCCGCTTGTTGGCTAGgctgtgctgttggtgaggtGTATGAAGATAGAGGGGCGGCGGCATTGCTGTATACACGTCATAAGCGCATGGGGTGAAACGTGGACAGCCAACTCGAATATTGATGTGTGTGTACTGTACCTCTCTCTCTGTTTTCACAAAACTTGCGTCTGTCTCTTCCTTTTTATCGATGATTTGTATCTAATGGATGCTTATCTTTACTCCAAAAGTGACAGCATGTGCGTCCTGTCCCCTTTCTATTCTTTACGTGTCGATTCAACTACAATTTCACTCTCCAAAGGTCAACACGTACCTAAGGTATAATCAGCACATGATAAACAGACTGTGCATGAGTGGCGATATTAATATAGTCAACTTCTATCAGGctctaggggaggaaagaaatcCCAGGCAGGACCTTGATCataaatgacaaaaaggctTGGGTAGCATggtataagtttaggataccatttgctaagtttattttgacaccctatcCTAAGGTCTGAtgtttcttgctccccgagggAGCTGTACCAGGCAACACAGTATCATCGGGTAACTACAGCAATGCAATGATCCGCGCTGCATGAATTGTATCTGCGTCCTCGCCCCAGGCATGACATTGACCCgtgcttctttgcttcctgGTTGGGCATTGCTTATCCAGCAGGAATCGCAACGAGCCGTTAACATATACCTGTTTTATGGGTCGACAGTGAATTGGACGAAGGAACATCGTCGCTAGTTATCGAGAGTGCCGTCGACATCTGACAGTATATACCCCGGCgtcaccaagatcgtcaGGGCGATTTGCTCGTCCCCTGGTAGCTTGCATTGAAGTTAACATCCATTGATACCCAGTGGGTAATCATAAGCCACGGTCTATGGGTTCGGATTTGGGAACCACAATTGGGCTGCTGGGTCCCAGACAGCAGTGCTGTCAGGCATGCTGTACTCGAGAATGTAGCTTGTTGCGAAATGGGATATGGTTTATGGTTGTACGGGCGAGCCAAGACAACATCGAAGCGAAGCGAGTGACGCGTTGTTGGTAAGCGTCGTCGTCTTGACACACCAACAAGCGTGAAGAGACACCGTCGTTTGCCAGGTCGATGGCTGTCTTGCGTTTCATTGCACTCTGCTCCTGTCTCGTGCTTATCTATAAGCGATACTTTGACTGGGTGTCAGTGGACGAGAGCCGAGAGATTCTAGTAGCAGAGTTCATTCGCCTCGATAAGGACATGGTTATGCGGCTTACCTACTTACTTTCTTTGCCTAGCTAGGTACGTTGAAGTTTGAACTACGGTAGCGCTGGGCTCCATCGCTCACATGGCATTCTTTCTAGCGTCATCAGCCATCCAGTATCCAGTGAGCCAGGATCGGAAGCCAACATACTGCGGCACCACAAACACCATTACCGGCATTCCATCTCCGGGTTTGTACTGCACTGTGTGTCCGTCCCTCCTCTTGTCGGGATCGATACGACTTTCCTGACCATGTCATTGCTGTCGGGCTTCTCCAAATTCCAGCTCCTTCTGGCGTGCTATTCTGTGTCCACGAACCCACGCTTATTAGGTATTACTCGACCAAAGGACTGTTGTTGGAACCGCAATGGCGATGATCACCTGAGCAAGTGATCGATGATACACATGGCGCTTCTTAGTTCTAGCTTTCGAAGCTTGGGAAGGCGCCGGCTGCTGATCATCGTTCTTGGGATAGAGTTCGCTATGTTGGCGCAAAGCGGCAAGCCGGCGCTCGGGTACTAACTAATGCAGAGGTACTGTACAGTTGAGAGTGTGCTCATCACGAGAGTCTCTCCATTGTTAGGAgggcaacagcaacagcagcagtggctGGCAggtttgttgatgaagattTGTCTTGGCGTCAAAGTTAAACCCAGAACTGATGCTTCTTGTCGGCAGTTGATCAATCCAGCAG
Proteins encoded in this region:
- a CDS encoding guanine nucleotide-binding protein alpha-2 subunit; the protein is MLQKHMAHILVDHEISPHDPMPADYLDPIKALWVDNGVRAAIGMGNEYALHDNLTYFIEDIDRLWGEDYVPDDQDLLRSRLRTTGITETIFDLGQLTYRMFDVGGQRSERKKWIHCFENVNCLLFLVAISGYDQCLVEDKDGNQMNEALMLWESIANSHWFARSALILFLNKMDLFKEKLPKSPITNHGFTDYHGPKDDYKAASKYFLDKFKALNRNTEKEIYGHFTNATDTNLLKITMASVQDMIIQRNLKQLIL
- a CDS encoding guanine nucleotide-binding protein alpha-2 subunit, with the protein product MCFGSRDKGDRGLARSRDIDKQLRQDEKRLSKEVKLLLLGAGESGKSTVLKQMKLIYSQGFSKNEKLEWKPVIFSNIVQSFKVIAEAMNEHDLQFDNPDNEKHMAHILVDHEISPHDPMPADYLDPIKALWVDNGVRAAIGMGNEYALHDNLTYFIEDIDRLWGEDYVPDDQDLLRSRLRTTGITETIFDLGQLTYRMFDVGGQRSERKKWIHCFENVNCLLFLVAISGYDQCLVEDKDGNQMNEALMLWESIANSHWFARSALILFLNKMDLFKEKLPKSPITNHGFTDYHGPKDDYKAASKYFLDKFKALNRNTEKEIYGHFTNATDTNLLKITMASVQDMIIQRNLKQLIL